Proteins encoded together in one Streptomyces sp. B1I3 window:
- a CDS encoding glycerophosphodiester phosphodiesterase produces the protein MTERARTSPGRRTLLGAAVLGTAALGITGTAQAAERGTNGRNSGHGSYRDLPVPTVIGHRGASGYRPEHTLGSYRLALDMGAHIVEQDLVPTKDGHLVCRHENDITATTDVADHAEFASRKTTKKVDGVALTGWFTEDFTLAELKTLRAKERIPANRQENTLYDGRWEIPTFEEVLQWADEEGRRRGRPVWLYVETKHPSYFRNLGLALEEPLARLLRRHGRHRAHSPLILQSFEPSSMRRMSELVATPRVVLLSGPGERPWDFVEAGDPRTVADLVKPAGLTWIASFAQGIGPTLDLVVPRDGAGRLTTPTALVDDAHARGLILHPYTMRNENTFLPADFRRGTDPNAYGDAFGALRTYFEAGIDGIFSDNPDTALLAASDFAEG, from the coding sequence GCGGCCGTCCTCGGCACGGCGGCCCTCGGAATCACCGGTACGGCGCAGGCCGCCGAGCGTGGCACGAACGGCCGGAACAGCGGCCACGGCTCCTATCGGGACCTGCCCGTGCCGACTGTGATCGGCCACCGCGGCGCCAGCGGCTACCGCCCCGAGCACACCCTCGGCTCCTACCGGCTGGCCCTGGACATGGGCGCGCACATCGTCGAGCAGGACCTGGTGCCGACCAAGGACGGCCACCTCGTCTGCCGCCACGAGAACGACATCACCGCCACCACGGACGTCGCGGACCACGCCGAGTTCGCGAGCCGCAAAACCACCAAGAAGGTCGACGGCGTCGCGCTCACCGGCTGGTTCACCGAGGACTTCACCCTGGCCGAGCTGAAGACACTCCGGGCGAAGGAGCGCATCCCCGCCAACCGCCAGGAGAACACCCTCTACGACGGACGCTGGGAGATCCCCACCTTCGAGGAGGTCCTGCAATGGGCCGACGAGGAGGGACGCAGGCGCGGCAGGCCCGTCTGGCTGTACGTCGAGACGAAGCACCCCTCCTACTTCCGGAACCTCGGGCTCGCGCTCGAGGAGCCGCTCGCCCGGCTGCTGCGCCGCCACGGCCGGCACCGCGCGCACTCCCCGCTGATCCTGCAGTCCTTCGAGCCGAGCTCCATGCGGCGGATGTCCGAGCTCGTCGCCACCCCGCGCGTCGTCCTGCTGTCCGGACCGGGGGAGCGCCCCTGGGACTTCGTGGAGGCCGGCGACCCGCGCACCGTCGCCGACCTGGTGAAGCCCGCCGGGCTGACGTGGATCGCGTCCTTCGCCCAGGGCATCGGCCCCACGCTGGACCTGGTCGTCCCCAGGGACGGCGCCGGCCGGCTGACCACGCCCACGGCCCTGGTGGACGACGCGCACGCCCGGGGCCTGATCCTCCACCCGTACACGATGCGCAACGAGAACACCTTCCTGCCCGCGGACTTCCGTCGCGGCACGGACCCGAACGCGTACGGCGACGCCTTCGGCGCCCTGCGCACCTACTTCGAGGCGGGCATCGACGGCATCTTCTCCGACAACCCGGACACCGCGCTGCTCGCGGCGTCCGACTTCGCCGAGGGCTGA
- a CDS encoding sigma-70 family RNA polymerase sigma factor, whose protein sequence is MTLPDLVPRPADASRRAVVRALHPLVRAEATAEAVAAGMEAADLEQAVWLRLLERPAGQGPPRDPARWVRAAVRAAARDARRRARHERAYTAGDAPGDWSGCPERIALGADERRALRAAVGRLPGRCPRLLEAMLSPHDPTYREIAGELGMSQGSLGPMRSRCLGCLRRMLTAEVVAPELRGMER, encoded by the coding sequence ATGACGCTTCCCGATCTTGTTCCCCGGCCGGCGGACGCCTCCCGGAGGGCCGTCGTCCGCGCCCTGCACCCCCTCGTGCGCGCGGAGGCGACAGCCGAGGCCGTGGCGGCCGGGATGGAGGCCGCCGACCTGGAACAGGCCGTCTGGTTACGGCTGCTGGAGCGACCGGCCGGGCAGGGGCCTCCCCGGGACCCCGCCCGCTGGGTCCGCGCCGCCGTACGGGCGGCGGCGCGCGACGCCCGCCGCAGGGCCCGTCATGAGCGGGCGTACACCGCCGGCGACGCGCCGGGCGACTGGAGCGGCTGCCCCGAGCGGATCGCCCTGGGGGCCGACGAACGCCGGGCGCTGCGCGCCGCGGTGGGACGGCTGCCCGGGAGATGCCCCCGGTTACTGGAGGCGATGCTGTCCCCCCACGATCCGACGTACCGGGAAATCGCAGGGGAGTTGGGTATGTCACAGGGGAGTTTGGGACCGATGCGTTCCCGATGCCTTGGATGTCTGCGCAGAATGCTCACGGCGGAGGTTGTAGCTCCTGAACTGCGGGGAATGGAGCGGTAG